A stretch of Methanobrevibacter sp. YE315 DNA encodes these proteins:
- a CDS encoding cobaltochelatase subunit CobN, which translates to MINLKGGENTVKINKRLLFALIISILLIFSVNGVFAGDSKTISDVVGTPIEQDGLTQNHLIPKVIGSQSDEGNLTAGSNVINVHVTDSYNETGKTWDEDGFDLAGATVKVFDSSNKLISTHKTDSKGNVAIKNLGSSKYYLEVSYLTYEPIKLDEIDFTHKSGTVNIDDVMFVPDILLLVDYNSHNEKVDVLMNMSRRVAFISTTDFDTSRSWLVEYAKFMHIDMFSESAYSVLTAKYLKELLARSPANAEYNVAYTFSVYSKQILDNTGLHVVGASAKNNTFDTIENTYIGSYFQARDIAESDILISNMKNYLAYVCYLINPQKYSDPTLDENNAPLMSPECGFYHPDLGLYSLTPNGTLINSWIHENPGYTHSSDGSLNWMTENYVDWLTEELDPTGLFKTFEHDYIEMFHPDKPFIAIASYYGGEEVSEALIRGYEAKGRPAFNVFKTGTQPPMSEIINKINNISTVGISAINSLCSWSLDYANGTAEPDLTDIDLHVLKGIVEISEYSYNSDLGPQAEWTFMVTYPSFEGVFGQVALTYVDVYGKTHVIQEGVDKMVQLNCKWADLHDLNNSDKNISIMLYNYPPGKAEIGASYLDVFSSTFDLLLKLYAQGYDIGGTVEYSDDYNEFIINSNEGFKINGTTINKITLQNLTDLIFDMNNKGSWASGLLEKYVEDNWDYLMKHHQLISLKEFEQLTADVRDELYNEMISYWGDNLGPAMVYKDKYIVIPGIWFGNVFITFQPSRGWEEVKDYHSLTIPPHQQYVTFYEWMEKTANMNAIVSMGTHGTVEWLPGVNLGAFPGDWTFELSLIPTVYPYIVSNPGEAMVARDRSSALVITHMTPAMVSSELYGNYTVLKNYINYYKEQLSLNVTSNAESYRDKILKLAPELGFRNLSENESFSDWIDELHIYLDAMEDDFNTYGLHTIGKILSGYELSEEVVTIVTSQTRIYDQLTEFLYPDLKGLKFYDDLQGNLKYDNEVRAIKSFLKDYAVRLVNGTSVEELNKELDIKEGTALYNSTVYCRSIIENIQRNNEWNAILLALSGRYVKAGLFADPSYGDSIPVGYDGYASDPTRMPSHAAYESAVKIVDLLLADYFEKHGKWPELTSLILWGTEISRTEGIGVAEFMYLLGCKPVWADNGKVLGVEQLPLENLTVKLNNGSVVNRPRVDVFASMVTNNKDWITWMLTSVNLALNATGEDETNNYVIKHYAENPMLDRLFGLPGNVLEGTGMSTFIPNTADWNISTVNEVASDIYLNKVSYSWTLDEKGNIVINKQKENYKHLLDNVDLISQNFDSSWRLFDSDDYYDWFGGLYNAANILKEKSGKDKPDTAFVDIRNKNNYVSRNYNEEVEFEIRSMLLNPNYFNSLVGTAAGSNSLAARYQNMYVTQVLSGEKLNSELGNQLADVITGIASGVTGSSTAAGAQSSTAWLIYMAQQGLCDIDASRVQKLVDTYIDNVIDYGVACCHHTCKNLAFNSQLIQMSSLTAAQKQKFAEILAQATNTNPLFVMDDNGDSQGEANDNGNDDATEEILVNGTTQEQSDGSSEGGKTAFGADQGETGDAKVADPQTSQDSSGASASAKAYELSQKSASKSAAAPTESSMPIFVIIAVIILIAIFLVGYAKTDDDDYDDY; encoded by the coding sequence ATGATTAATTTGAAAGGAGGTGAAAATACGGTAAAAATTAATAAAAGGTTATTATTCGCATTAATTATATCTATATTGCTTATATTTTCTGTAAACGGAGTATTTGCAGGAGATAGTAAAACAATATCTGATGTAGTGGGTACTCCAATAGAACAGGATGGATTGACGCAGAATCATCTAATTCCAAAAGTTATAGGCTCTCAATCAGATGAGGGGAATTTAACAGCAGGCAGTAATGTAATTAATGTTCATGTAACTGACTCTTATAACGAAACAGGCAAAACTTGGGATGAAGACGGATTTGATCTGGCCGGAGCTACAGTCAAGGTATTCGACTCTTCAAATAAATTGATTTCAACACATAAAACCGATTCAAAGGGTAATGTTGCAATTAAAAATTTGGGATCAAGCAAATATTATTTAGAGGTTAGCTATTTAACTTATGAACCAATCAAATTGGATGAGATTGATTTTACTCATAAAAGCGGAACTGTTAATATTGACGATGTAATGTTTGTTCCCGACATATTGCTATTGGTAGATTATAATTCCCACAATGAGAAGGTTGATGTATTAATGAATATGTCCAGAAGAGTTGCTTTTATCAGTACAACTGATTTTGATACATCTAGATCCTGGTTAGTTGAATATGCAAAGTTTATGCACATTGACATGTTCTCTGAATCCGCATACAGCGTTCTGACAGCCAAATATTTAAAGGAATTGTTAGCAAGGTCACCAGCCAATGCCGAGTATAATGTCGCATATACATTCAGTGTTTATTCAAAGCAGATTTTAGACAATACCGGTTTGCATGTTGTCGGTGCTTCTGCAAAAAACAATACCTTTGACACTATTGAAAATACGTACATAGGTTCTTATTTCCAAGCCCGTGATATTGCAGAGTCTGATATTCTAATAAGTAACATGAAGAATTATTTAGCTTATGTCTGCTATTTGATTAATCCTCAAAAGTATTCTGATCCGACTTTAGATGAGAATAATGCTCCTTTAATGTCTCCTGAATGTGGATTTTACCATCCGGATTTAGGTTTGTACAGTTTAACACCTAACGGAACATTGATTAATTCATGGATTCATGAAAATCCCGGTTACACTCATAGTTCTGATGGTAGTCTAAATTGGATGACAGAAAATTATGTGGACTGGTTAACAGAGGAATTGGATCCAACCGGTTTATTTAAAACATTTGAGCACGATTATATTGAAATGTTCCATCCTGATAAGCCATTCATAGCCATAGCTTCTTACTATGGTGGTGAAGAAGTAAGCGAAGCATTAATTAGAGGCTATGAAGCTAAAGGCAGACCTGCTTTTAACGTATTTAAAACAGGAACTCAGCCTCCTATGTCAGAGATTATAAATAAGATTAATAATATTTCAACAGTAGGCATATCTGCGATAAACTCATTATGCAGCTGGTCTTTAGATTACGCTAATGGTACTGCAGAACCGGATTTAACTGACATTGATTTGCATGTATTGAAAGGTATTGTTGAGATTTCAGAATACAGTTACAATAGTGATTTAGGTCCTCAAGCTGAATGGACATTCATGGTTACTTATCCAAGTTTTGAGGGTGTTTTTGGCCAAGTTGCATTAACTTATGTTGACGTCTATGGTAAAACTCATGTTATCCAGGAAGGTGTCGATAAGATGGTGCAATTAAATTGTAAATGGGCCGATTTGCATGATTTAAATAATTCTGATAAGAATATTTCCATAATGTTGTATAATTATCCGCCGGGTAAGGCAGAAATCGGTGCTTCATATTTGGATGTATTTAGCAGTACTTTTGATTTGCTTTTAAAGTTATATGCTCAGGGATATGATATTGGCGGAACTGTAGAATATTCTGATGATTACAATGAGTTTATTATAAATTCAAATGAAGGATTTAAGATAAACGGAACTACAATTAATAAAATAACATTACAAAATTTAACCGATTTAATTTTTGACATGAACAACAAAGGGTCTTGGGCATCAGGATTGCTTGAAAAATATGTTGAAGATAATTGGGATTATTTAATGAAACATCATCAATTGATTTCTCTTAAAGAATTTGAACAATTGACTGCTGATGTTAGAGATGAATTATATAACGAAATGATTAGCTATTGGGGGGATAACCTAGGCCCTGCAATGGTTTATAAAGATAAGTATATTGTAATCCCTGGAATCTGGTTCGGTAATGTATTCATAACCTTCCAGCCAAGTAGAGGTTGGGAAGAAGTTAAGGATTATCACAGTTTAACCATTCCTCCACACCAGCAATATGTGACATTTTACGAGTGGATGGAAAAAACCGCTAATATGAACGCTATTGTTAGTATGGGAACTCACGGAACAGTGGAGTGGTTGCCTGGTGTAAACTTAGGTGCATTCCCTGGAGATTGGACTTTTGAATTGTCTTTAATCCCTACTGTATATCCTTATATTGTATCCAACCCCGGTGAAGCAATGGTTGCAAGAGACAGAAGTTCTGCTTTAGTAATTACCCACATGACTCCAGCAATGGTTTCATCTGAATTATACGGTAATTATACTGTATTGAAAAATTATATTAATTACTATAAAGAACAGTTAAGTCTTAATGTAACTTCAAATGCGGAATCTTACAGGGATAAGATTTTAAAATTAGCTCCGGAGTTAGGTTTCAGAAACCTTTCCGAAAATGAATCTTTTTCCGATTGGATAGATGAACTACACATTTATTTAGATGCTATGGAAGACGATTTCAATACGTATGGTCTCCATACAATAGGTAAAATCTTATCCGGTTATGAACTCTCTGAAGAGGTCGTTACAATTGTTACTTCCCAAACTAGGATTTATGATCAATTAACTGAATTCTTATATCCTGATTTAAAAGGCTTGAAATTCTATGATGACTTGCAGGGCAATCTTAAATATGATAATGAAGTTAGAGCTATTAAATCCTTCTTGAAAGATTATGCAGTCCGTCTTGTTAATGGAACTAGTGTAGAAGAATTAAATAAAGAATTGGATATTAAAGAAGGCACTGCTTTATATAATTCAACAGTATATTGTCGAAGCATTATTGAAAACATTCAAAGAAATAATGAATGGAATGCAATTTTGCTCGCATTATCCGGACGTTATGTAAAAGCAGGATTGTTCGCTGACCCGTCTTATGGTGATTCTATACCTGTTGGTTATGACGGTTATGCTTCTGACCCAACAAGGATGCCATCTCATGCGGCTTATGAATCTGCTGTTAAAATTGTAGATTTGCTTTTAGCAGATTACTTTGAAAAACACGGCAAATGGCCGGAATTGACTTCATTAATCTTATGGGGTACAGAAATCTCCAGAACAGAAGGTATTGGTGTTGCTGAATTCATGTATTTATTAGGTTGTAAACCAGTATGGGCGGATAACGGAAAAGTTCTAGGTGTTGAACAGCTTCCATTAGAAAATCTAACTGTAAAATTGAATAATGGCAGTGTTGTAAACAGGCCTAGAGTTGACGTATTTGCTAGTATGGTTACAAATAATAAGGATTGGATTACTTGGATGTTGACTTCAGTCAACTTAGCTTTAAATGCTACCGGCGAAGATGAAACTAACAATTATGTCATAAAACATTATGCAGAAAACCCAATGTTGGATAGGTTGTTTGGTCTTCCGGGTAATGTATTGGAAGGAACTGGTATGTCCACTTTCATTCCAAATACTGCAGACTGGAACATATCCACTGTAAATGAAGTTGCATCAGATATCTATCTAAATAAGGTATCCTACTCCTGGACATTGGATGAAAAAGGCAATATTGTTATCAATAAGCAAAAGGAAAACTATAAACATTTACTTGATAATGTTGATTTGATTTCCCAAAACTTTGACAGTTCATGGAGATTATTTGACTCTGATGATTACTATGACTGGTTTGGTGGATTGTATAATGCAGCTAATATCTTGAAGGAAAAATCCGGTAAGGATAAACCAGACACTGCATTCGTCGATATTAGGAATAAGAACAATTACGTTTCAAGAAATTATAATGAAGAAGTCGAATTTGAGATTCGTAGCATGTTGTTGAATCCTAATTATTTCAATTCATTAGTCGGTACTGCTGCAGGTAGTAATTCTCTTGCAGCCAGATATCAGAATATGTATGTTACCCAAGTTTTAAGTGGTGAAAAGCTAAACAGCGAGTTAGGTAATCAATTGGCGGATGTAATAACTGGTATCGCCAGCGGAGTGACAGGTTCTTCCACAGCGGCAGGTGCACAATCTTCCACTGCATGGTTAATTTATATGGCTCAACAAGGACTCTGTGACATTGATGCGTCTAGGGTTCAGAAATTAGTAGACACCTATATAGATAATGTTATTGACTATGGTGTTGCATGTTGTCACCACACATGTAAGAATTTGGCTTTCAATTCACAGCTTATTCAAATGAGCTCTTTGACTGCAGCTCAAAAGCAAAAATTCGCCGAAATTCTTGCTCAGGCTACAAATACTAACCCACTATTCGTTATGGATGATAATGGGGACAGTCAAGGTGAAGCCAATGACAATGGAAATGATGATGCAACCGAAGAGATACTTGTTAATGGAACCACTCAGGAACAATCTGACGGTTCAAGTGAAGGGGGCAAAACTGCTTTCGGAGCAGATCAAGGTGAAACAGGTGATGCAAAAGTTGCAGACCCTCAAACTTCACAGGATTCATCTGGTGCTAGTGCCAGTGCTAAAGCCTATGAACTTTCACAAAAATCAGCATCCAAATCCGCTGCAGCTCCAACAGAGTCAAGCATGCCTATATTCGTAATTATTGCAGTTATCATTCTAATTGCAATTTTCTTGGTTGGATATGCTAAAACTGACGATGATGATTATGATGATTACTAG
- the dusB gene encoding tRNA dihydrouridine synthase DusB, protein MKWNIGTVEIDNQVVLAPMAGICDSPFRTIAKSMGCGLICTEMVSDRGLIYDNTRTQDMLQMTDYERPISQQIFGSTPETMKNASAYIYEHMHPDIIDINMGCPVRKVAIKGQSGSALLKDPDKAYKIVCEVVDTVPVPVTVKIRSGWDKINALEMARLIEDAGASAITVHPRTKEQSYCVDADWSIIKDVKNEVSIPVIGNGDIRTCFDAKRMLDETSCDAIMIGRATLGNPWLIKQCVEYLDNGTEPKKVTKEERFEMIKRHTELLFERKPEKVAISKMRVHAAYYLKGLYRSVEIKPKLFKTTTKEELYDLIEDYLKILNY, encoded by the coding sequence ATGAAGTGGAATATCGGAACTGTTGAAATAGATAATCAGGTTGTTTTAGCGCCAATGGCTGGAATATGCGATTCCCCATTTAGAACCATCGCCAAATCAATGGGCTGTGGACTCATATGTACTGAAATGGTATCCGACAGGGGCCTCATATATGACAATACCAGAACACAGGACATGCTGCAGATGACAGATTACGAAAGGCCAATTTCCCAGCAGATATTCGGATCGACTCCCGAGACAATGAAAAACGCATCGGCCTACATCTACGAGCATATGCATCCGGACATCATCGACATCAACATGGGATGTCCCGTTCGAAAAGTCGCCATAAAAGGCCAATCCGGAAGCGCACTTTTAAAAGACCCTGACAAAGCATATAAAATAGTATGTGAAGTAGTAGATACGGTTCCAGTACCAGTTACAGTAAAAATCAGAAGCGGATGGGACAAGATAAACGCTTTAGAGATGGCCAGGCTTATTGAAGATGCCGGCGCATCAGCCATTACAGTCCATCCACGTACCAAAGAGCAAAGTTATTGTGTTGATGCCGATTGGTCAATAATCAAAGACGTTAAAAATGAAGTTTCTATCCCAGTCATTGGAAATGGTGACATCAGAACCTGTTTTGATGCAAAAAGAATGCTTGATGAAACATCATGCGATGCAATAATGATTGGAAGGGCTACACTTGGAAATCCATGGCTCATCAAACAGTGCGTTGAATACCTGGACAATGGAACAGAACCTAAAAAGGTAACAAAGGAAGAAAGGTTTGAAATGATAAAAAGGCATACGGAATTGCTTTTTGAAAGAAAACCCGAAAAGGTGGCCATTTCCAAAATGAGAGTTCATGCTGCATACTACTTAAAGGGATTATATAGAAGCGTGGAAATAAAACCCAAACTATTTAAAACAACCACAAAAGAAGAACTGTACGATTTGATTGAAGATTACCTGAAAATATTAAATTATTAA
- a CDS encoding right-handed parallel beta-helix repeat-containing protein gives MSKKIKIFVLLLLILLSIGAVSAADDINTTLSSDNSISDTLEISDNNDNVLEQSSDEVVLSAPKTYTVSSSNYASNFDNEGNFIREGVNPGDTIKLSGAFSDCNFIFDKSLNIIGVSSNLKNSKITLLSGASGSTVSNLNIQNNGQRAVGIFLNSASNCVISNCVIKNTGEAAYCICLANNSNYNNVTNNELTAYGVTYGHGSRSTTPLLVTGSHHNNLISNNVEADDANGIYLSNFGTSPMGGNSNYNTIMRNTVHINVIPTSWCYGIQVMGDRNTIKYNTVIGAYRGISTDGTANKIFYNTIVNLTGADYNNLNVVTGGEFGIVGSYESQIVGNEIINSKVINTGAGISGTDNTIINNNKVTITGDGRGIFAPGANVTIKNNVIVTEYGSGINQKMEVAGLYVTKNNITSVSGVGVLVEKLSSKRMPSYVTVIGNTIKTGNKYAIDVSGVQADTCTIGPKDNTIIGNGLISLPAGVYDGSKPSYIFNGNTFVITASNYAKYIDANGGLTSEVKDGDILDFRGNFQNKIILVNKAVKITSNKKNALFSNSTFKVTSGNVLIENLKIVNDATNRVNAWGIYVNQAPGVRIVNNDISVKDSKAAYAIYILESTFVDVFNNKLSSDGDYLTYTLLSYASEDCNFANNTITTSGTGEVYSFRPEVCIDGNEVVIDGKRYCIDGNEITIDGKSYCIDGNEIVIGGTRYCIDGNELVIDGKRYCIDGNEITIDGKSYCIDGNEIVIDGTRYCIDGNELVIDGKSYCVDGGELCIDGKAYNMGTAHVVSEIYRTYGILLLYSSNNNVSGNDVKVTSKLAKKYSPTSSTNSLVGIDVYFNSHNNTLSNNNVFVSGKDNYIYGMGVLGYNTGHSAPEGQGATNTVFDGNKITINCTSYCQEGIIVGHESWNTIIKNNVIDDNGIVVYGIYLETCSNSTIDNNTVIIKGQAVYGIEGYMSDNNIVSNNVVNANGRQTYAVIFCNGNNNRIISNKINSNGDGRDLTITVLDSIGTGNAGIHLKSNSCNNYIEDNEVYSKKGYAVLQNTIAVNNVISNNLLDSEKGIGDKAVNNAKNNNVSGNYKYVVNPTTNNVRVPYLGTGNFEVTFGSQANGGFLKVYDIEGNLITNTKVRYGVANFDYKFDESYIPATYTFTGVFTKNNYKTTTFDILSTIVKGNLVVSVPALSGFQGETAKFTATVKDELGNPIKGATVEFNRKNSVGRLTLMGSATTNKDGLATFGYDVTNALDLGEYDVVASVKQVPYYKDAETTSKLSVISGTGVIISIFDYVGPGGILAMIKYSNGVVIKNKAVDVKIGKNWHSLVSDKNGYIYLPSSVTNGVYSIKIYTNGQNNYNVATAIKTITVKPLIEGSKDLSASVGSAVTHKVRIVGTDGKYVGAGKVITFVVNGVSSTAKTDSNGYVTYTAKFNTAGTYKIITKWKGTQVTNKIVVK, from the coding sequence ATGAGCAAAAAGATTAAGATTTTTGTTTTATTGCTACTTATATTATTATCTATTGGTGCAGTCAGCGCTGCTGATGATATAAATACGACATTAAGTAGTGATAATTCTATTTCAGATACGTTGGAGATATCTGACAATAACGATAACGTTTTAGAACAAAGTTCGGATGAGGTGGTCTTGTCTGCTCCGAAAACTTACACGGTCAGTTCAAGCAATTATGCAAGTAATTTCGATAATGAAGGTAATTTTATAAGAGAAGGTGTAAATCCTGGAGATACTATTAAATTAAGTGGTGCTTTTTCCGATTGCAACTTTATTTTTGATAAGTCTCTAAATATCATTGGAGTCTCATCCAATTTAAAAAATTCAAAGATTACTCTGCTTAGTGGAGCTTCAGGAAGTACAGTATCCAATTTGAATATTCAGAATAACGGTCAAAGGGCTGTAGGAATATTTTTAAATTCAGCTTCAAACTGTGTAATAAGCAATTGTGTAATTAAAAATACAGGAGAAGCCGCATATTGTATTTGTTTAGCCAACAACTCCAATTACAATAACGTAACAAACAATGAGTTGACTGCATATGGGGTGACTTATGGTCATGGATCCAGGTCAACTACTCCATTGCTTGTTACAGGTTCTCACCACAATAATTTGATAAGCAATAATGTTGAAGCTGACGATGCAAACGGTATTTATTTATCAAACTTTGGTACTTCCCCAATGGGTGGAAATTCAAATTACAATACCATTATGAGAAACACAGTCCACATTAACGTAATCCCTACATCATGGTGTTATGGAATTCAGGTTATGGGTGATAGGAATACAATTAAATACAATACTGTAATCGGTGCTTATAGAGGAATATCAACCGATGGTACTGCTAATAAAATATTTTACAATACAATTGTTAATCTCACAGGTGCTGATTACAATAATCTTAATGTGGTAACCGGTGGAGAATTTGGTATTGTAGGTAGTTATGAGTCACAGATTGTTGGTAATGAAATCATCAACTCTAAAGTCATTAATACAGGTGCTGGAATTTCAGGTACTGACAATACCATTATAAACAATAATAAAGTTACAATAACCGGTGACGGTAGAGGTATTTTTGCTCCAGGTGCTAATGTTACTATCAAAAATAATGTCATTGTCACAGAATATGGTTCCGGTATCAACCAGAAAATGGAAGTGGCTGGTCTTTATGTTACAAAAAACAATATTACTTCAGTCAGCGGTGTCGGAGTCTTAGTTGAAAAGCTAAGTTCAAAAAGAATGCCTTCCTATGTTACAGTTATTGGAAACACAATCAAAACAGGAAATAAATATGCAATAGATGTAAGTGGTGTTCAGGCTGACACATGTACAATCGGTCCTAAGGACAATACCATCATCGGCAATGGATTAATCAGTTTGCCGGCTGGAGTTTATGATGGTTCAAAACCAAGTTACATTTTCAACGGAAATACATTTGTTATCACTGCCAGTAATTATGCTAAATATATCGATGCTAACGGTGGTTTGACTTCCGAGGTAAAAGATGGGGATATTTTAGATTTCAGAGGCAATTTCCAAAACAAAATCATCCTTGTGAACAAAGCTGTCAAAATCACAAGTAACAAGAAAAATGCATTGTTCTCAAATTCCACCTTTAAGGTGACTTCCGGAAATGTTTTGATTGAAAACTTGAAAATAGTTAATGACGCTACCAATAGGGTAAATGCTTGGGGTATCTATGTAAATCAGGCTCCGGGTGTCAGAATAGTTAATAATGATATTTCAGTAAAAGATTCAAAAGCGGCTTATGCGATTTATATCTTGGAATCAACCTTTGTGGATGTATTTAATAATAAGCTTAGCTCTGACGGTGATTATTTAACTTATACATTACTTTCATATGCTTCCGAGGATTGTAATTTTGCAAACAACACAATTACCACCAGTGGTACCGGGGAAGTTTATAGCTTTAGGCCTGAAGTATGCATTGACGGTAATGAAGTTGTTATAGACGGTAAAAGATACTGTATTGATGGTAATGAGATAACTATTGACGGTAAATCTTATTGTATTGACGGCAATGAGATTGTAATCGGGGGCACTAGATATTGTATTGATGGTAATGAGCTTGTAATCGATGGTAAAAGATACTGTATTGATGGTAATGAGATAACTATTGATGGTAAATCTTATTGTATTGACGGCAATGAAATTGTCATTGACGGTACCAGATATTGTATTGATGGTAATGAGCTTGTAATCGATGGTAAATCTTACTGTGTAGATGGTGGAGAGCTTTGTATTGATGGAAAAGCTTATAATATGGGAACTGCACATGTCGTTTCAGAAATTTATAGAACATACGGAATTTTATTATTATACTCATCAAACAACAATGTTTCTGGCAATGATGTTAAAGTGACTTCCAAATTGGCTAAAAAATACAGTCCAACATCTTCAACTAATTCCTTGGTTGGAATTGACGTATACTTTAACTCCCATAACAACACATTATCCAACAATAATGTTTTCGTAAGCGGTAAGGATAATTATATTTATGGTATGGGTGTTTTAGGATATAATACTGGACACAGCGCTCCAGAAGGCCAAGGTGCAACCAACACAGTCTTTGACGGTAACAAGATAACTATCAATTGTACTTCATATTGTCAGGAAGGTATTATTGTAGGTCATGAATCATGGAATACAATTATCAAAAATAATGTAATTGATGATAATGGTATTGTCGTATATGGAATCTACTTAGAAACCTGCAGCAACTCTACAATCGATAATAATACAGTCATTATAAAAGGACAGGCTGTTTACGGTATTGAAGGATATATGTCTGACAATAATATAGTATCCAACAATGTCGTTAATGCAAACGGAAGACAAACCTATGCTGTCATATTCTGCAATGGTAACAACAATAGGATTATATCAAATAAGATTAATTCAAATGGTGATGGTAGAGATTTAACAATCACTGTTCTGGATTCTATCGGCACTGGAAATGCTGGAATTCATCTCAAATCAAATTCTTGCAATAACTACATAGAAGATAATGAAGTTTATTCTAAAAAAGGATATGCAGTACTTCAAAACACTATTGCTGTTAATAATGTAATTTCAAATAATCTTTTGGATTCTGAAAAAGGAATCGGGGACAAAGCTGTAAATAATGCTAAAAACAATAATGTCTCTGGTAATTACAAATATGTTGTCAATCCAACAACCAATAATGTCAGAGTTCCATATTTGGGAACAGGCAATTTTGAGGTAACTTTTGGTAGTCAAGCAAATGGTGGATTCCTAAAAGTTTATGATATTGAAGGTAATTTGATAACCAATACAAAAGTCAGATATGGTGTAGCTAATTTCGATTATAAATTTGACGAATCTTACATTCCTGCTACTTATACATTTACTGGAGTATTTACTAAAAATAATTACAAAACTACTACATTTGACATTTTATCCACAATAGTCAAAGGAAATCTTGTCGTATCCGTTCCTGCACTTTCAGGATTCCAAGGTGAAACTGCCAAATTCACTGCAACTGTAAAAGATGAATTAGGAAATCCGATTAAAGGTGCTACTGTCGAATTTAACAGGAAAAATTCCGTAGGCAGATTGACTCTTATGGGTTCTGCTACAACCAATAAAGATGGTTTGGCTACTTTTGGTTATGATGTGACAAACGCATTGGATTTAGGTGAGTATGATGTTGTCGCAAGTGTCAAACAGGTGCCTTATTATAAAGATGCTGAAACCACTTCCAAATTGTCTGTAATTTCAGGCACAGGTGTTATAATAAGTATTTTTGATTATGTTGGGCCTGGTGGTATTTTAGCCATGATAAAATATTCAAATGGTGTTGTTATTAAAAATAAAGCAGTAGATGTTAAAATTGGTAAAAATTGGCATTCTCTTGTTTCTGATAAAAATGGTTATATCTACTTGCCAAGTTCTGTTACAAATGGTGTGTATTCGATAAAAATCTACACCAATGGCCAAAACAATTATAATGTGGCAACTGCTATTAAGACAATTACTGTAAAACCATTGATTGAGGGTAGCAAGGATTTATCCGCAAGTGTAGGATCTGCTGTAACACATAAGGTGCGTATTGTTGGCACTGATGGAAAATATGTTGGTGCAGGCAAAGTAATCACATTTGTTGTTAATGGAGTATCCTCTACTGCTAAGACAGACAGTAATGGTTATGTAACATACACTGCTAAATTCAATACTGCAGGCACCTACAAAATCATTACAAAATGGAAGGGCACACAAGTGACTAATAAAATCGTTGTTAAATAA
- a CDS encoding DUF1002 domain-containing protein: MRKISIGMIILSIIIIGMLIPVGFSGQVDPVVITYGETTHANHEYKATVDNFFKTQSNADLSKANSKIITADDVNKISSSITGKTYSSSQIFSSALVDLNDNDKLEVSVDKSTITTITGDMYLSALKSSGITSGHVYVTSPVVATGESALAGIMNSYEVATNVEIPDTVKEAANNEIYTEAEIVENSNVSADDLSKLVDDVKETVQKENVTDHTTIVNIIYNYTVVNNINITNNDIENLASSIEQIQNVQGDINNYETEVNNVLNSSEVNSAKGLLDGLFG; the protein is encoded by the coding sequence ATGCGCAAGATTAGTATTGGTATGATTATTTTATCAATAATCATTATAGGAATGCTTATCCCGGTAGGCTTTTCAGGTCAAGTCGATCCGGTTGTAATAACCTACGGCGAGACCACACATGCAAATCATGAATACAAAGCCACTGTAGATAATTTCTTTAAAACTCAATCAAATGCAGATTTAAGCAAAGCAAACTCAAAAATAATAACTGCTGATGACGTGAACAAAATTTCAAGCTCAATAACTGGAAAGACTTACAGTTCAAGCCAAATTTTCTCCTCAGCATTAGTTGACTTAAACGATAATGACAAACTGGAAGTTAGTGTTGACAAATCAACAATCACAACAATAACTGGGGATATGTACCTATCAGCATTAAAATCCTCTGGAATTACAAGCGGACACGTATATGTAACAAGCCCTGTTGTAGCAACCGGTGAATCAGCTTTAGCCGGAATCATGAATTCATATGAAGTTGCTACCAATGTTGAAATTCCAGATACCGTGAAAGAAGCAGCTAACAATGAAATTTATACTGAAGCTGAAATCGTTGAAAATTCAAATGTTAGCGCAGATGACTTATCCAAATTAGTGGATGACGTGAAAGAAACAGTACAAAAAGAAAACGTTACAGACCACACAACAATTGTAAACATAATTTACAATTACACTGTTGTGAACAATATAAATATCACAAACAATGATATTGAAAACCTCGCAAGCTCCATTGAACAAATACAAAACGTTCAAGGAGACATCAACAATTATGAAACAGAAGTAAACAATGTTTTAAACAGCAGCGAGGTTAACTCTGCAAAAGGACTTTTAGATGGATTATTCGGATAA